A genomic segment from Halorubrum depositum encodes:
- a CDS encoding universal stress protein yields the protein MSLYDRILVPTDGSAEGERAVAHALDLAAVHGAAVHAIHVVDAARYAGMPMEASWEGVGDLLRGDADEAVDAVEELSDGTGVDVETAVVEGSPSREIIRYAEGNGCDLVVMGTHGRGGIDRLLLGSVAEKVVRGSAVPVLTVRIDGDVPAEPSVAEAAGEDATASDGPTDGPTDDAESEATGRT from the coding sequence ATGTCACTTTACGACCGGATCCTGGTCCCGACCGACGGCTCGGCCGAGGGGGAGCGCGCGGTCGCGCACGCGTTGGACCTCGCCGCGGTCCACGGCGCCGCCGTCCACGCGATCCACGTGGTCGACGCGGCGAGGTACGCGGGCATGCCGATGGAGGCGTCGTGGGAGGGGGTCGGCGACCTCCTCCGAGGCGACGCCGACGAGGCCGTGGACGCGGTCGAGGAGCTGTCCGACGGGACCGGCGTCGACGTGGAGACGGCGGTCGTCGAGGGGTCGCCCAGCCGCGAGATCATCCGGTACGCCGAGGGCAACGGCTGCGACCTCGTCGTGATGGGGACCCACGGCCGCGGCGGGATCGATCGGCTCCTGCTCGGGAGCGTGGCCGAGAAGGTCGTACGCGGGTCCGCCGTCCCGGTCCTAACGGTCCGGATCGACGGCGACGTGCCGGCGGAGCCGAGCGTCGCGGAGGCCGCCGGCGAGGACGCGACCGCGAGCGACGGGCCGACCGACGGGCCGACCGACGACGCCGAGTCGGAGGCGACCGGCCGGACGTGA
- a CDS encoding biotin--[acetyl-CoA-carboxylase] ligase: MDTRRALLDALADAPVSGPALAAELGVSRAAVWKAVETLRGEGFAVESTPEGYVAPTDPAYCAAGIEFGIDAPYSVEYHDSLPSTNDRARELASEGAADVAVVADEQTGGRGRLDREWVAPSGGVWLSLVTRPTVPPARAPLFTLAAAVATVDACSDVSVDAHIKWPNDVLVGGDEGTEKGDGDAVERPGRGGRKLAGVLTEMEGEADRVSWLVVGVGVNANLDPEVLPADATSLRAEAGGDVDRRRFAATLLERFAALAETADRSDRILAAWRDRASTLGRRVRVETPTGAVEGTAVDVESPGALVIDTDDGTQRVHAGDCEHLRDADG; encoded by the coding sequence CTCGGCGTCTCGCGGGCGGCGGTGTGGAAGGCGGTCGAAACGCTCCGCGGGGAGGGGTTCGCCGTCGAGTCGACGCCGGAGGGCTACGTCGCCCCCACGGACCCCGCATACTGCGCGGCCGGGATCGAGTTCGGGATCGACGCGCCGTACTCGGTCGAGTACCACGACAGCCTCCCGTCGACGAACGACCGCGCCCGCGAGCTGGCGAGCGAGGGCGCCGCCGACGTCGCCGTCGTCGCCGACGAGCAGACCGGCGGTCGGGGGCGGCTGGACCGCGAGTGGGTCGCCCCGAGCGGCGGCGTCTGGCTCTCGCTCGTCACGCGGCCGACGGTCCCGCCCGCACGCGCGCCGCTTTTCACCCTCGCCGCGGCGGTCGCGACGGTCGACGCCTGCAGCGACGTCAGCGTCGACGCGCACATCAAGTGGCCGAACGACGTGCTCGTCGGGGGCGACGAGGGAACCGAGAAAGGGGACGGGGACGCGGTCGAGCGCCCCGGACGCGGCGGTCGCAAGCTCGCCGGGGTCCTCACCGAGATGGAGGGCGAGGCGGACCGAGTGTCGTGGCTCGTCGTCGGTGTCGGCGTCAACGCGAATCTCGACCCCGAGGTGCTCCCCGCCGACGCGACCTCGCTGCGCGCCGAGGCCGGCGGCGACGTCGACCGGCGGCGCTTCGCGGCGACGCTGCTCGAACGGTTCGCGGCGCTCGCGGAGACCGCGGACCGCTCCGACCGGATCCTCGCGGCGTGGCGCGACCGGGCGAGCACGCTCGGGCGGCGCGTCCGGGTGGAGACTCCGACGGGGGCCGTCGAGGGGACCGCGGTCGACGTGGAGTCGCCGGGCGCGCTCGTGATCGACACCGACGACGGGACGCAGCGCGTCCACGCCGGGGACTGCGAGCACCTCCGCGACGCCGACGGCTGA